The Meriones unguiculatus strain TT.TT164.6M chromosome 1, Bangor_MerUng_6.1, whole genome shotgun sequence genome has a segment encoding these proteins:
- the LOC110565760 gene encoding glycine N-acyltransferase-like protein Keg1, whose product MFCLQNSQALHVLENCLRRHLPESLKVYGTVYHMNHGNPFKLKALVDKWPDFNTLVIRPQEQDMTDDLDHYNNTYLIYSKDPRHCQEVLSSPEVINWKQHLQIQSTQSSLGKVIESLGAMNLSEVKHTQCFLYMIFQTAKKLTPALVDEKNLVASSNKPKPFDHTLFKFASLDAAHAALVDSTWYFGGNEKSRKFIERCILTLPSFCIMGPEGTPVSWGLVDHTGEIRMGGTSPEYRGQGLIYHLICHQIQTLDNLGFPMYGHVAKANFTMQRISAMVKHIPMPCTWNQWNCVPL is encoded by the exons ATGTTCTGCCTACAGAATTCTCAAGCCTTACACGTTCTGGAGAACTGCCTGAGGAGGCACCTCCCGGAGTCCTTAAAG GTTTATGGGACTGTCTACCACATGAATCATGGAAATCCATTCAAGCTCAAGGCTTTGGTGGACAAGTGGCCTGATTTTAATACTCTTGTTATTCGACCCCAGGAACAG GACATGACAGATGACCTCGACCACTACAACAACACTTACCTAATCTACTCCAAGGATCCCAGGCACTGTCAGGAAGTTCTCAGCTCACCAGAAGTCATTAACTGGAAACAGCATTTGCAAATTCAAA GTACACAGTCAAGCCTGGGAAAAGTGATAGAAAGTCTTGGAGCCATGAATTTGAGCGAGGTCAAGCATACACAGTGTTTTCTCTATATGATATTTCAAACAGCAAAGAAATTGACTCCTGCCTTGGTGGATGAGAAGAACTTAGTAGCCAGCAGTAACAAGCCCAAGCCTTT TGACCACACGTTATTCAAATTCGCCTCCCTGGATGCTGCACACGCGGCATTAGTGGATAGCACCTGGTATTTCGGCGGCAACGAGAAAAGCCGGAAGTTCATTGAACGCTGTATCCTCACCCTCCCCAGCTTCTGCATTATGGGGCCTGAGGGGACCCCGGTGTCCTGGGGCCTAGTAGACCACACTGGAGAAATAAGGATGGGAGGCACCTCGCCTGAGTACCGGGGTCAGGGTCTCATTTATCATCTTATCTGCCACCAGATTCAGACTCTAGATAATCTCGGCTTCCCCATGTATGGACACGTGGCGAAGGCTAACTTCACCATGCAGAGAATAAGCGCCATGGTGAAACATATCCCCATGCCTTGCACCTGGAACCAGTGGAACTGCGTTCCTCTATAA